Proteins from one Bradyrhizobium roseum genomic window:
- the treS gene encoding maltose alpha-D-glucosyltransferase: MPAAVTDELWYKDAIIYQLHVKAFADSNNDGIGDFAGLTEKLGYLQDLGVTTLWLLPFYPSPGRDDGYDIADYGDINPDFGTMKDFRRFIQEAKKRGLRVITELVINHTSDQHDWFKRARRSDPDSSARNWYVWSDTDQKYPGTRIIFTDTEKSNWTWDPEAGQFYWHRFFSHQPDLNFDNPRVVSALVQVMKRWLDTGVDGFRLDAIPYLCERDGTNNENLPETHTIIKRLRAELDAYAKGKVLLAEANQWPEDVQEYFGRGDECHMAYHFPLMPRIYMAIAQEDRFPITDILRQTPDIPANCQWALFLRNHDELTLEMVTDVERDYLWSTYANDPRARINVGIRRRLAPLMDNDRRKIELMNSLLFSFPGTPIIYYGDEIGMGDNIYLGDRNGVRTPMQWTPDRNGGFSRADPARLYAPTIMDPVYGYEAVNVEAQSRSLSSQLSATKRLIAVRKSTTAFGRGTMTFIRPENRSVLCYVRQYRDEVILCVANLSRSAQATELDLSAFKDRIPLEMLGRTRFPPIGELPYMITLAPYGFYWFELQERDKSEPVVQRAVPEFETLVVPVNATWMSLARERGVFERDVLPGYLARTRWYPERSPKAIRPALTSAVPFCDIGDNRPWLAFFETTQRGIATRYVLPMQIEWVRFDRERYNPHALAAVRQGAREGTLLDVATDQIFIALLLRNLQQSLTVEEGEQGLTLEFRPTARFSDKPIRQPEHIRIIETDQPRSTALVDDDYVVKIYRTLQPGPNPEIEVGRFLTDVAHFANAPALLGSVELVEGNEKSAIGVVHAFIPNQGDLWTVSAGYLDRFIEEQRLLAASVQRDEREDEFPYLRYMSQAGRRVAELHVALASNSELAAFAPEPADRDDVQHWIDDLMLCAGRVFDSLRQRRESLREADRPLADQLLALQPALPDLLERLLSRDTDIASIRCHGDLDLTQLMIVKDDIFIIDFEGAPRSSIAERRRKVPAARDIAGLVRSIDYSATSALERALKVAHDEDGRLGAALGEWRDRAAAAFLAAYHEAMTDRRLWPSDPNAADNLLTFFLLEKALNEIEHELSFRPEWLRVPLIGIIRMLSQPSFEAS; this comes from the coding sequence ATGCCAGCCGCCGTCACGGACGAGCTCTGGTATAAGGATGCGATCATCTACCAGCTTCACGTCAAGGCGTTTGCTGACAGCAATAATGACGGTATCGGCGACTTTGCCGGGTTGACCGAAAAACTGGGGTACCTGCAGGACCTCGGCGTGACCACGCTGTGGCTGTTGCCGTTCTACCCCTCCCCCGGCCGGGACGATGGCTACGACATCGCCGATTACGGCGACATCAACCCCGATTTCGGGACGATGAAGGACTTTCGCCGCTTCATCCAGGAAGCCAAGAAACGTGGCCTTCGGGTCATCACCGAACTCGTCATCAACCACACCTCCGACCAGCACGACTGGTTCAAGCGCGCCCGTCGCTCGGACCCGGATTCGTCCGCCCGCAACTGGTATGTCTGGAGCGATACCGACCAGAAATATCCGGGCACGCGGATCATCTTCACCGACACCGAGAAATCGAACTGGACCTGGGATCCGGAAGCCGGCCAGTTCTACTGGCACCGCTTCTTTTCGCACCAGCCGGACCTCAATTTCGACAATCCGCGTGTCGTGAGCGCGCTGGTCCAGGTGATGAAGCGCTGGCTCGACACGGGTGTGGACGGCTTCCGCCTCGACGCCATTCCTTATCTCTGCGAGCGGGACGGCACCAACAACGAGAATTTGCCCGAGACCCACACCATCATCAAGCGGCTGCGCGCCGAACTCGACGCCTACGCCAAGGGCAAGGTGCTACTGGCCGAGGCCAATCAATGGCCGGAGGACGTCCAGGAATATTTCGGCCGCGGCGACGAATGCCACATGGCCTATCATTTCCCGCTGATGCCGCGCATCTACATGGCGATCGCGCAGGAGGACCGGTTTCCGATCACTGACATCCTGCGCCAGACCCCGGATATCCCGGCTAACTGCCAGTGGGCGCTGTTCCTGCGCAACCACGACGAACTGACGCTGGAAATGGTCACCGACGTCGAGCGGGATTATCTGTGGTCGACCTACGCCAACGATCCCCGGGCGCGCATCAATGTCGGCATCCGCCGCCGGCTGGCGCCGCTGATGGACAATGACCGGCGCAAGATCGAATTGATGAACTCGCTGCTGTTTTCTTTCCCGGGCACGCCGATCATCTATTACGGCGACGAGATCGGCATGGGCGACAACATCTATCTCGGCGACCGCAACGGCGTCCGCACCCCGATGCAGTGGACGCCCGACCGCAATGGCGGCTTCTCCCGCGCCGACCCGGCACGGCTGTACGCACCGACCATCATGGACCCCGTCTATGGCTACGAGGCGGTCAACGTCGAGGCGCAGTCGCGCAGCCTGTCCTCGCAGCTCTCTGCCACCAAGCGGCTGATCGCGGTCCGCAAATCCACCACCGCCTTCGGCCGCGGCACCATGACGTTCATCCGCCCGGAGAACCGCTCGGTACTGTGCTATGTGCGCCAGTACCGCGATGAGGTCATCCTTTGCGTCGCCAATCTGTCGCGATCGGCGCAGGCGACCGAACTCGATCTCTCCGCCTTCAAGGACCGTATCCCGCTGGAGATGCTCGGCCGCACCCGGTTCCCGCCCATCGGCGAGCTGCCGTACATGATTACCCTGGCGCCCTACGGCTTCTACTGGTTCGAGCTGCAGGAGCGCGACAAGTCGGAGCCGGTGGTGCAGCGCGCCGTGCCGGAGTTCGAAACGCTGGTGGTGCCTGTCAATGCGACCTGGATGTCGCTGGCGCGTGAACGCGGCGTTTTTGAGCGCGACGTGCTGCCGGGCTATCTGGCGCGCACCCGCTGGTATCCGGAACGATCGCCCAAGGCGATCCGTCCAGCGCTGACGTCGGCCGTGCCGTTCTGCGACATCGGCGACAACCGGCCATGGCTCGCCTTCTTCGAAACCACACAGCGCGGCATCGCGACGCGCTACGTGCTGCCGATGCAGATCGAATGGGTTCGCTTCGACCGCGAACGCTATAATCCACACGCGCTGGCGGCGGTTCGGCAGGGCGCCCGCGAAGGCACCCTGCTCGACGTCGCCACCGACCAGATCTTCATCGCGTTATTGCTGCGGAACCTGCAGCAATCTCTGACGGTAGAAGAAGGCGAACAGGGCTTGACGCTCGAATTCCGGCCGACCGCCCGCTTCAGCGACAAGCCGATCCGGCAGCCCGAGCACATCCGCATCATCGAAACCGACCAACCGCGCAGCACCGCTTTGGTGGACGACGACTATGTGGTGAAGATCTATCGGACGCTGCAGCCAGGTCCAAATCCCGAAATCGAGGTGGGGCGCTTCCTCACCGATGTCGCCCACTTTGCCAATGCGCCCGCCCTGCTCGGCAGCGTCGAGTTGGTCGAAGGCAACGAGAAAAGCGCAATCGGCGTCGTTCACGCCTTCATCCCCAATCAGGGCGATCTTTGGACCGTCAGCGCGGGCTATCTGGATCGCTTCATCGAGGAGCAGCGCTTGCTCGCGGCAAGCGTGCAGCGCGATGAGCGCGAGGATGAGTTTCCCTATCTGCGCTACATGTCGCAGGCCGGGCGGCGCGTGGCCGAGTTGCATGTTGCGCTTGCCAGCAACAGCGAACTGGCGGCATTTGCGCCGGAGCCTGCCGACCGTGACGACGTGCAGCATTGGATCGACGATCTGATGCTGTGCGCCGGCCGCGTCTTCGATTCGCTGCGGCAGCGGCGGGAGAGCCTCAGGGAAGCTGACCGGCCGCTCGCCGACCAGTTGCTGGCACTGCAGCCGGCGCTGCCGGACTTGCTGGAACGGCTGCTGTCGCGCGATACCGACATCGCCAGCATCCGTTGCCATGGCGACCTCGATCTGACGCAATTGATGATCGTCAAGGACGACATCTTCATCATCGACTTCGAGGGCGCGCCGCGAAGCAGCATCGCCGAGCGCCGGCGCAAGGTACCCGCGGCACGCGACATCGCCGGACTGGTCCGGTCGATCGATTATTCGGCAACCTCGGCCCTTGAGCGCGCGCTCAAAGTAGCCCACGATGAGGACGGCAGGCTGGGCGCGGCGCTTGGCGAGTGGCGCGACCGGGCGGCCGCCGCGTTCCTCGCCGCGTACCATGAAGCCATGACCGATCGCCGGCTGTGGCCGTCCGATCCGAACGCGGCGGATAACCTGCTGACGTTCTTCCTGCTCGAGAAGGCCTTGAACGAAATCGAGCACGAACTGTCGTTCCGGCCGGAATGGCTCCGCGTGCCCCTGATCGGAATCATCAGAATGTTGTCGCAACCATCCTTTGAGGCTTCATGA
- the malQ gene encoding 4-alpha-glucanotransferase — MNLFAQADAQGIQTEFLDGQGHRRVTDAAALKIILEALPPQAPGPLVGHPVVVRAGRPSRTELTAAATLPVRWKIVLGREVIAEGDTSDRAIEWPTDLPPGIYRLQVSDAVNTEDVPLISAPERAFGGEFDRCWLIAVQLYGVRSARNWGMGDFTDLASLIELADQFGADGIGLNPLHALFDDRPGDCSPYSPNSRLFLNALYIDVEKLPEFQPDAGSGEALARLRAGEAVDYVGVAALKWQALRAAFAAFKTSANRDRQQDFDAFRAERGDLLSHFACFEALRHKFGKPWWEWPEEWRQPDEGRCAALRRGEDAGEIEFVEFVQWNADRQLGAAADLAKKLGMKVGLYLDVAVGVQADGFDAWNEQVAISRLLGVGAPPDPLNTAGQTWGLAGFNAAGLERESFAPYRDMLRASMRHAGAIRLDHVLGLKRLYLVPQGFTARDGVYVQMPFEALLAVTAQESMANRCVVIGEDLGTVPEGFRDQIADWGVWSYLVMMFERDDAGVFRSLDHYLTNALVTFNTHDLSTYAGWRSFGDLKLKRSLGIDPGESDDARWHALAMLDEVLRHNAIERNDLYAIANFLARTKSRLLAVSLEDLLGVVDQPNIPGTIDEHPNWRRRLPVSIEDMTSTVDVDALKAATHERSRAAI, encoded by the coding sequence ATGAATCTTTTTGCTCAAGCCGACGCCCAGGGGATCCAGACCGAGTTCCTGGACGGCCAGGGTCACCGCCGTGTGACGGACGCCGCCGCGCTCAAAATTATCCTGGAGGCCTTGCCACCGCAGGCGCCGGGACCCCTGGTCGGCCACCCCGTCGTTGTTCGAGCGGGTCGACCGTCGCGAACCGAACTGACGGCTGCGGCGACACTTCCGGTGCGGTGGAAAATCGTTCTGGGTCGGGAGGTTATTGCCGAAGGGGACACTTCCGATCGCGCTATTGAGTGGCCCACCGACCTGCCGCCCGGAATCTACCGGCTGCAGGTGAGCGATGCGGTGAACACCGAGGATGTACCGCTGATTTCGGCGCCGGAACGCGCATTTGGCGGCGAGTTTGATCGCTGCTGGCTGATCGCGGTCCAGCTTTATGGCGTCCGCTCGGCGCGTAACTGGGGCATGGGCGACTTCACCGATCTCGCCAGCCTCATCGAACTTGCCGATCAATTCGGCGCCGACGGCATCGGCCTCAATCCGCTGCACGCCTTGTTCGACGACCGCCCGGGCGATTGCAGCCCATATTCGCCGAACAGCCGGCTGTTTCTCAACGCGCTCTATATCGACGTCGAAAAACTTCCCGAATTTCAGCCCGATGCCGGCTCGGGCGAGGCACTGGCGCGGTTGCGGGCCGGTGAAGCCGTGGATTATGTCGGCGTCGCTGCGTTGAAGTGGCAGGCGCTGCGCGCTGCTTTCGCTGCCTTCAAGACCAGCGCCAATCGGGATCGCCAACAGGATTTTGACGCATTCCGCGCCGAGCGCGGCGATTTGCTGTCGCATTTTGCCTGCTTCGAGGCGCTACGGCACAAGTTCGGCAAGCCATGGTGGGAATGGCCGGAAGAGTGGCGGCAGCCGGACGAAGGCAGATGCGCCGCGCTGCGCCGGGGGGAGGATGCCGGCGAGATCGAATTTGTCGAGTTCGTGCAGTGGAACGCCGACCGCCAGCTGGGCGCGGCGGCCGACCTGGCGAAGAAGCTCGGCATGAAGGTTGGGCTCTATCTTGACGTCGCGGTCGGCGTGCAGGCCGACGGTTTTGACGCCTGGAACGAGCAGGTCGCGATTTCGCGCCTTCTCGGCGTCGGCGCGCCACCCGATCCGCTCAACACAGCCGGCCAGACCTGGGGCCTTGCCGGCTTCAATGCCGCCGGGTTGGAGCGTGAATCGTTTGCGCCTTACCGAGATATGCTGCGCGCCTCGATGCGCCACGCGGGCGCCATCCGGCTCGACCATGTGCTCGGGCTGAAGCGGCTCTATCTGGTGCCGCAGGGCTTTACCGCCCGCGACGGCGTCTACGTGCAGATGCCGTTCGAGGCACTGCTGGCGGTGACGGCGCAGGAAAGCATGGCCAATCGCTGCGTCGTGATCGGCGAGGACCTCGGCACTGTGCCGGAAGGGTTTCGCGATCAGATCGCCGATTGGGGCGTCTGGTCCTATCTCGTGATGATGTTCGAGCGCGACGATGCGGGCGTGTTCCGCAGCCTCGATCACTACCTGACAAACGCGCTCGTCACCTTCAATACGCATGATCTATCGACCTATGCCGGCTGGCGCTCGTTCGGCGATCTTAAGCTGAAGCGCTCGCTCGGCATCGATCCCGGCGAAAGCGACGATGCGCGCTGGCACGCGCTGGCGATGCTGGACGAAGTGCTGCGCCATAACGCCATCGAGCGCAACGACCTGTATGCCATTGCGAATTTTTTGGCGCGGACCAAATCGAGGTTGCTCGCGGTCTCGCTGGAGGACCTGCTCGGGGTGGTCGACCAGCCCAATATTCCCGGCACCATCGACGAACATCCGAACTGGCGGCGGCGGCTTCCGGTGTCGATCGAGGACATGACGTCCACGGTCGACGTCGACGCGCTCAAGGCGGCGACCCATGAGCGCTCGCGCGCGGCGATCTGA
- a CDS encoding Cof-type HAD-IIB family hydrolase: MTRIALVVSDVDGTLLTKDKVLTDGARVAVRKLRAAGIGFTIVSSRPTMGMGFLIEPLSITLPVGAFNGSSIVDAALQPIEQHLIGADVAQRSLDVLKAFGVDIWLFTNERWYTRSPDGEYVPHEKRAIKADPTIVADFTPHLAASCKIVGASSDAALLQRCEVAMKEAIGQEATAVRSQTYYLDVTPSGHDKGTFVTAIAKRLGIPAEAVATIGDMENDLPMFAKSGISFAMGNAADSIKTRATHVTDSNEHDGFARAMETVLRLG; this comes from the coding sequence ATGACCCGCATCGCACTGGTCGTTTCCGACGTCGACGGCACGCTATTGACAAAGGACAAGGTTTTGACCGATGGCGCCAGGGTGGCCGTACGCAAGCTGCGCGCGGCCGGCATCGGCTTCACCATCGTCTCCAGCCGTCCAACCATGGGCATGGGTTTTCTGATCGAGCCGCTTTCGATCACGCTTCCCGTCGGCGCCTTCAACGGCAGTTCGATCGTGGACGCCGCGCTCCAGCCGATCGAGCAGCACCTGATCGGAGCTGATGTAGCGCAGCGCAGCCTCGACGTGCTCAAGGCGTTCGGCGTCGATATCTGGCTGTTCACCAACGAACGCTGGTACACGCGCAGTCCCGACGGCGAGTACGTCCCGCACGAGAAGCGGGCGATCAAGGCCGATCCGACCATCGTCGCCGATTTCACGCCGCATCTGGCCGCCTCCTGCAAGATCGTCGGCGCCAGTTCGGACGCGGCCCTGCTGCAACGTTGCGAGGTAGCGATGAAAGAGGCGATCGGACAGGAAGCTACCGCGGTCCGTTCGCAAACCTATTATCTCGACGTCACCCCGTCCGGTCACGACAAGGGCACCTTCGTTACGGCAATCGCGAAGCGGCTGGGGATTCCGGCCGAGGCGGTAGCGACCATCGGTGACATGGAGAACGACCTGCCGATGTTTGCCAAAAGCGGTATCTCGTTTGCGATGGGAAACGCGGCCGACAGCATCAAGACGCGTGCGACGCATGTGACCGACAGCAACGAGCACGACGGATTTGCGCGCGCGATGGAGACGGTGCTGCGGCTCGGATAG
- a CDS encoding gluconokinase: protein MGVSGSGKSTVADRLAARLGWRYEDGDGFHPASNVAKMSAGQPLTDEDRWPWLQAIADEIDRLSAAGERAVIACSALKRAYREVLVHGRDDIRIVFLDGTQDLVAARLAARKGHFMPPGLLASQFRTLERPDASERPVVVSIDASVEQIVDDIVTQLDLVAP, encoded by the coding sequence ATGGGCGTTTCCGGCTCGGGCAAAAGCACCGTCGCCGACCGTCTCGCCGCGCGCCTCGGCTGGCGCTACGAGGATGGCGACGGCTTTCATCCGGCGAGCAATGTCGCGAAGATGAGCGCGGGCCAGCCGCTGACCGACGAGGACCGCTGGCCGTGGCTGCAGGCGATCGCCGACGAGATCGACCGCCTGTCGGCCGCCGGCGAGCGCGCCGTGATCGCCTGTTCGGCGCTGAAGCGCGCGTATCGCGAGGTGCTCGTGCACGGCCGCGACGACATCCGCATCGTCTTTCTCGACGGAACGCAGGATCTGGTCGCCGCCCGGCTCGCCGCGCGGAAGGGGCACTTCATGCCCCCGGGCCTGCTCGCCAGCCAGTTCAGGACGCTGGAACGGCCGGATGCGAGCGAGCGACCGGTCGTTGTCTCGATCGATGCGTCGGTCGAACAAATCGTCGATGATATTGTCACTCAACTGGATCTGGTTGCCCCATGA
- the pgl gene encoding 6-phosphogluconolactonase yields the protein MIEVADPTALAAAAAEHVLARTAANRGRVAICLTGGSSPTRLYQLLATESYRNRLPWHRVHWFIGDERFVPANDPLHNMSMARAAFLDRCAPPENIHPIPTATTDLTDPDRAAALYQRELQSFYGADAIDNARPLFDLVLMGVGPDGHIASLFPDDPALDETARWVVGVPRANVTPLVPRVTLTLPTLASCCEMLFEVAGTDKRAILTRVFAGENLPANRARSTGETFWLVDRAAIPENFGGR from the coding sequence GTGATCGAAGTCGCCGACCCAACGGCGCTGGCCGCTGCCGCCGCCGAGCATGTGCTGGCCAGGACAGCCGCCAACCGCGGCCGCGTGGCGATCTGCCTCACCGGCGGCTCAAGCCCGACAAGGCTCTATCAACTGCTGGCAACCGAATCCTATCGCAACCGGCTGCCGTGGCATCGCGTGCACTGGTTCATTGGCGACGAGCGCTTCGTACCCGCGAATGATCCGCTCCACAACATGAGCATGGCGCGGGCGGCCTTTCTGGACCGGTGCGCGCCGCCGGAAAACATCCATCCGATTCCGACCGCGACTACTGACCTCACAGATCCCGATCGCGCTGCCGCGCTTTACCAACGGGAATTGCAATCGTTCTACGGTGCGGACGCAATCGATAACGCTCGTCCTCTGTTCGATCTCGTGCTGATGGGTGTCGGCCCCGACGGCCATATTGCGTCGCTGTTTCCCGACGACCCCGCCCTCGACGAGACCGCGCGCTGGGTTGTCGGCGTACCCAGGGCGAATGTCACGCCGCTCGTCCCGCGGGTGACGCTCACGTTGCCCACGCTTGCCTCCTGCTGCGAAATGCTGTTCGAGGTTGCGGGCACGGACAAGCGTGCGATCCTGACGCGCGTCTTCGCAGGCGAGAACCTGCCCGCCAACCGCGCGCGATCCACCGGCGAAACGTTCTGGCTGGTGGACCGCGCCGCGATCCCGGAGAATTTTGGTGGGCGCTAA
- the zwf gene encoding glucose-6-phosphate dehydrogenase has translation MAVGQIAQKKPDPCSFVIFGVTGDLAHRLVIPALYNLAAGDLLPDQFCLVGIARKGMTSDKLRDSLMKGLRQFATRPVDDAIAQRLLGCLTCIEADPKDPASFDAMRKQLDELEAARGTGGNRLFYLATPPNAFLPISRELGRTGMLAENGAWRRLVVEKPFGTDLASAKALNNELLKLVNEHEIYRIDHYLGKETVQNILVLRFANGMFEPIWNRNHIDHVQITVDEQLGVGHRGSFYDQTGALRDMVPNHLFQLLSLVAMEPPIRFDAHSVRGAKADVLAAIQPQSEMEALQNSVRGQYLAGRIGDNRIEDYRKIEDVAAGSTTETYAALKLAIDNWRWAGVPFYLRTGKALGVKRTEVAIKFKQAPFAMFNCTPVEKLAQNYLVIGVAPNEGIALQFNTKVPGPTIQIDGVEMKFRYKDYFKAEPSTGYETLIYDCMIGDNILFQRADSVEAGWKAVQPFIDAWKKAGADGLKTYKAGSEGPEEANELLRRDGRSWRKLG, from the coding sequence ATGGCGGTCGGTCAGATAGCACAGAAGAAACCCGATCCCTGCTCCTTCGTCATTTTCGGCGTGACTGGCGACCTCGCGCACCGGCTGGTGATCCCCGCCCTCTATAACCTCGCCGCCGGCGATTTGCTCCCGGACCAGTTCTGTCTGGTCGGAATCGCCCGCAAGGGCATGACGAGCGACAAGCTGCGTGACAGCCTGATGAAGGGCCTGCGCCAATTCGCGACCCGGCCGGTGGACGATGCCATCGCGCAACGCCTGCTGGGCTGCCTCACCTGCATCGAGGCCGATCCGAAAGATCCGGCTTCCTTTGACGCAATGCGCAAGCAACTCGACGAACTGGAGGCCGCCCGGGGCACCGGCGGCAATCGGCTGTTCTATCTGGCCACCCCGCCCAACGCGTTCCTGCCGATCAGCCGCGAACTCGGCCGCACCGGCATGCTGGCCGAGAACGGCGCGTGGCGGCGGCTGGTGGTGGAAAAGCCGTTCGGCACCGACTTGGCGTCGGCAAAGGCGCTCAACAACGAATTGCTCAAGCTCGTCAACGAGCACGAGATCTACCGGATCGATCACTATCTCGGCAAGGAGACGGTGCAGAACATTCTGGTGCTGCGCTTCGCCAACGGCATGTTCGAGCCGATCTGGAATCGCAACCACATTGACCATGTTCAGATCACGGTCGATGAACAACTGGGCGTCGGGCATCGCGGCAGCTTCTACGACCAGACCGGCGCGCTGCGCGACATGGTGCCCAACCATCTGTTTCAGCTGCTGTCGCTGGTCGCGATGGAGCCGCCGATCCGTTTCGACGCCCATTCGGTGCGCGGCGCAAAGGCAGACGTGCTCGCCGCGATCCAGCCGCAGAGCGAGATGGAAGCCTTGCAAAATTCGGTGCGCGGCCAGTATCTGGCCGGCCGGATTGGCGATAACCGGATCGAAGACTATCGGAAGATCGAGGACGTCGCCGCTGGCAGCACCACCGAAACCTATGCTGCACTGAAACTGGCCATCGACAATTGGCGCTGGGCCGGCGTTCCGTTTTACCTGCGCACCGGCAAGGCGCTCGGCGTCAAGCGTACGGAAGTCGCGATCAAGTTCAAGCAGGCCCCGTTCGCGATGTTCAACTGCACGCCCGTCGAGAAACTGGCGCAGAACTATCTCGTAATCGGCGTTGCACCCAACGAAGGCATCGCGCTGCAGTTCAACACCAAGGTACCCGGTCCGACGATCCAGATCGACGGCGTCGAGATGAAATTTCGCTACAAGGATTACTTCAAGGCAGAGCCTTCCACCGGCTACGAGACGCTGATCTACGACTGCATGATCGGCGACAACATCCTGTTCCAGCGCGCCGACAGCGTCGAGGCCGGCTGGAAGGCGGTGCAGCCGTTCATCGATGCCTGGAAGAAAGCCGGCGCCGACGGCCTGAAGACCTACAAGGCCGGTAGCGAGGGGCCGGAGGAAGCCAACGAACTGTTGCGGCGCGACGGCCGAAGCTGGCGGAAACTCGGGTGA
- the gnd gene encoding phosphogluconate dehydrogenase (NAD(+)-dependent, decarboxylating): MQLGMIGLGRMGGNIVRRLMNNGHTAVVYDKDVKAVAALAGEGATGADTLEDFVAKLEKPRTAWVMLPAGKITEATIEALAKLMQPGDVIIDGGNTFWQDDVRRGAALKANGLHYLDVGTSGGVWGIERGYCMMIGGDKAVVDRLDPIFKTLAPGIGDIPRTPGREGRDPRIEQGYIHAGPSGAGHFVKMIHNGIEYGLMQAYAEGFDILKNANIEALPPEHRFDMNIADIAEVWRRGSVIPSWLLDLTASALAENQTLDNYSGFVEDSGEGRWTVNAAIDEAVPAEVLTAALYARFRSRKDHTFAEKILSAMRAGFGGHREPPKKPGAKA; this comes from the coding sequence ATGCAACTCGGCATGATCGGCCTCGGCCGGATGGGCGGCAATATCGTCCGCCGGCTGATGAACAATGGCCACACCGCCGTGGTCTACGACAAGGATGTGAAGGCCGTCGCCGCCCTCGCCGGCGAGGGCGCAACCGGCGCCGATACGCTGGAAGATTTCGTGGCGAAGCTGGAGAAACCGCGCACCGCCTGGGTGATGCTGCCGGCAGGCAAGATCACCGAAGCGACCATCGAGGCCCTGGCAAAACTGATGCAGCCCGGCGACGTCATCATCGACGGCGGCAACACGTTCTGGCAGGACGACGTGCGGCGCGGCGCGGCGCTGAAGGCCAACGGCCTCCACTACCTCGACGTCGGCACCAGCGGCGGCGTATGGGGCATCGAGCGCGGCTATTGCATGATGATCGGCGGCGACAAGGCGGTGGTGGACCGGCTCGATCCGATCTTCAAGACGCTGGCGCCCGGCATCGGCGACATCCCGCGCACGCCGGGGCGCGAGGGCCGCGATCCGCGCATCGAGCAAGGTTACATTCACGCCGGCCCATCCGGCGCCGGACATTTTGTCAAGATGATCCACAATGGCATCGAATACGGCCTGATGCAGGCCTATGCCGAGGGTTTTGACATTCTCAAGAACGCCAATATCGAGGCGCTGCCGCCGGAGCATCGCTTCGATATGAATATTGCCGACATCGCCGAGGTCTGGCGGCGCGGCAGCGTGATTCCGTCCTGGCTGCTGGATCTCACGGCGTCCGCGCTGGCGGAAAACCAGACGTTGGATAATTACTCCGGCTTTGTGGAAGATTCCGGCGAAGGCCGCTGGACCGTCAATGCCGCCATCGACGAGGCGGTGCCGGCGGAAGTGCTGACAGCGGCGCTCTATGCGCGCTTCCGTTCACGCAAGGACCACACCTTTGCGGAAAAGATCCTCTCCGCGATGCGAGCCGGCTTCGGCGGCCACAGGGAGCCGCCGAAAAAACCCGGCGCAAAGGCCTGA